The following nucleotide sequence is from Candidatus Dormiibacterota bacterium.
ATGACCCGCTGAAGAAGTTCTTTAAGGTCTATATCAGCGGGTTCGACGGCGCCTCTGAACTGCGCACTCAAATGATGCAGACCAAAAACCCGGCCGAAGCTAGGGAAGTTATCCAAAAATTTCGCACGTCCCAAACCGTTACGGTTTAGCCCTAAATCTGGTATATTATTAGCATAAGCGGTATGGTTTGTGGTTTTGGCTATATAAACCGTTAACCTCTGAATTTATACTTAGAAAAAAGGGAAGCTTATGAGAGCGCTTTGGACAGGATCTATCAGTTTCGGACTTATCAATATTCCGGTGCGTCTGTACAGCGGCAGTGAGCATAATGAGGGGCTAGACCTCACCATGCTGCACAAGAAAGATTTAAGCCCTATCCGCTACGCCCGCATCTGCCGCCGCGACGGCAAGGAGATCCCGTACGACCAGATCGTAAAAGGCTATGAATATAAAGACGGCGACTACATCGTTCTCACAGATGAGGATTTTAAGCGAGCCAACGCCCGCAAAACTAAAACTATAGATATCGCTGAGTTCGTCTTGGAGGGGGAGATAGATTCACGCTACTACGAAAAGCCATACTATCTAGAGCCACAGAAGGGAGCCGATAAATCCTACGCCCTCCTTAGAGATGCGCTGAATAAATCCGGTAAGATCGCGATTGCCAAATTTGTACTTCGCAACCGCGAGCATTTGGGTGCGCTCAAGCCAGTGGGCCGTGCGCTGGTACTGAACCAAATGCGCTTCCCCACAGAGATCCGTAGCCCGGCTAAGCTTGACTTGCCTGCGGGGTCAAAAGCCGGCCAGAAAGAAATTAAGATGGCTATGGCACTGATCGAACAACTGACTGAACCTTTTATACCAGAAGATTTCCACGATACTTACATAGAGGAACTACAGGAAGCGATAGAGAAGAAAGCTAAGGGTAAGCCGGCACCCAAGAAAGGTGCGGAGCCCGAGCCGACCAAGGTCGGAGATCTAATGTCTGCCCTTAAGGCTAGTCTCGATAAACAAGCGAAGACCAAGTCGGGCTAGGGATGTCGCTAGCCAAATACAAATCTAAGCGAAATCTAGCCAAAACGCCGGAACCGGCTGGGGGCAAGGCGAGCGGTAAAGCTCTTCGTTTTGTGGTGCAGAAGCACGAAGCCACCCGTCTGCATTACGACCTGCGCCTGGAAATCGACGGCGTACTGAAAAGTTGGGCCGTACCCAAGGGCCCAAGCCTGGATCCGGATGTACGTCACCTGGCTATGAAGGTAGAAGACCACCCTATGGATTACCGGGGGTTCGAGGGCGTCATACCTGAGGGCAACTACGGCGCCGGCACCGTAATGGTGTGGGACGAA
It contains:
- a CDS encoding Ku protein, which gives rise to MRALWTGSISFGLINIPVRLYSGSEHNEGLDLTMLHKKDLSPIRYARICRRDGKEIPYDQIVKGYEYKDGDYIVLTDEDFKRANARKTKTIDIAEFVLEGEIDSRYYEKPYYLEPQKGADKSYALLRDALNKSGKIAIAKFVLRNREHLGALKPVGRALVLNQMRFPTEIRSPAKLDLPAGSKAGQKEIKMAMALIEQLTEPFIPEDFHDTYIEELQEAIEKKAKGKPAPKKGAEPEPTKVGDLMSALKASLDKQAKTKSG